The proteins below are encoded in one region of Cystobacter fuscus DSM 2262:
- the sitI6 gene encoding SitI6 family double-CXXCG motif immunity protein — MQSEGVRGLTGCPTQVRFRTRHAPDLRDIQLEIHGRFHPDCLPPPNPPCPTCGVAMGSSVPDPYCLDAASLPRHVDIFRLADASTRIIANERLVDAVRRLELDGVVFKELEAR; from the coding sequence ATGCAGAGCGAGGGCGTACGTGGTCTGACCGGTTGCCCCACCCAGGTGCGATTCCGGACCAGACACGCTCCTGACCTGCGGGACATCCAGCTCGAAATCCACGGTCGATTCCACCCGGACTGTCTACCGCCTCCGAACCCTCCGTGCCCCACCTGTGGTGTCGCCATGGGCTCCAGCGTCCCAGACCCGTATTGTCTCGACGCTGCCTCACTGCCGCGGCATGTGGACATCTTCCGGCTGGCCGACGCCTCGACGCGCATCATTGCCAACGAGCGCCTGGTGGACGCGGTACGCCGCCTGGAACTGGATGGGGTCGTCTTCAAGGAGCTGGAGGCCCGCTGA